A part of Streptomyces sp. DSM 40750 genomic DNA contains:
- a CDS encoding MFS transporter, which yields MTRDHVPSSGTSASAADRLPGGRGGHRAGTGRGTALRRGELLTLMAMCLGVMMTFLLVTATISALSAIQDDLHVGPSALIWIPSAYTLVVAALVLSAGTLGNLLGRKRMFCVGVVIMIAGGVLAATADTTATVIVAQLVSGLGGALILPNSLALLGAAFTDPQRRTEVITVWAASSGIGLAVGPLLAGVLLDHFSWHAVFVSNTVLGVITLLVAVPFAAESLAPDGRLDVAGALLGTLTIASLVYALIQGGQDGYTAGPVLAAWGAAAVGAVVFVAVELRVAAPMLDVRLFASRSFSAVMVIAAVSLFGFTGVAVLVVMFYNNVQHLTALDTSWRMLPLFGVYVVSAFLTGRVIRRTGFKAPLTVGLLLGALAVLGLTTVGEDTPYHRVWPLFALFGAASGLVIAPSTAAALVSVSPERAGMASGAVNTARQVGAVMGTALLGSLLAGRVTSDLPRQLAAHGVPAAARAPVEQAVASGTTSTAAPAGAVRAAIADAFASGVHAGLAVTAAVFLAAAVVALTAVHNRPHQNGTRMPAPTTTPITS from the coding sequence ATGACCAGGGACCATGTCCCCTCCTCCGGCACCTCCGCGTCGGCTGCGGACCGACTGCCGGGCGGCAGGGGCGGCCACCGGGCGGGAACAGGCAGGGGAACTGCCTTACGACGCGGGGAACTTCTGACGCTGATGGCGATGTGCCTGGGCGTGATGATGACGTTCCTGCTCGTCACCGCCACGATCTCGGCACTGTCGGCGATCCAGGACGATCTGCACGTCGGCCCGAGCGCGCTGATCTGGATTCCCAGCGCGTACACGCTGGTCGTGGCCGCTCTGGTGCTGTCGGCCGGCACGCTGGGCAATCTCCTGGGCCGCAAGCGGATGTTCTGCGTCGGCGTGGTGATCATGATCGCGGGAGGCGTGCTGGCCGCGACCGCCGACACCACTGCCACGGTGATCGTCGCGCAGCTGGTCTCCGGTCTCGGCGGCGCGCTCATCCTGCCCAACAGTCTGGCCCTCTTGGGCGCGGCCTTCACCGATCCGCAGCGGCGGACCGAGGTGATCACCGTGTGGGCGGCGTCGTCGGGCATCGGCCTGGCCGTCGGCCCGCTGCTCGCCGGTGTCCTGCTCGACCACTTCAGCTGGCACGCGGTGTTCGTGTCGAACACCGTCCTGGGTGTGATCACGCTGCTGGTCGCGGTCCCGTTCGCCGCGGAGTCCCTGGCCCCCGACGGCCGCCTGGACGTGGCCGGCGCACTGCTGGGCACCCTCACCATCGCGAGTCTGGTCTACGCCCTGATCCAGGGCGGCCAGGACGGGTACACCGCCGGTCCCGTCCTCGCCGCCTGGGGCGCGGCCGCGGTCGGCGCGGTGGTGTTCGTCGCCGTGGAGCTGCGGGTGGCGGCGCCGATGCTCGACGTCCGGCTGTTCGCCTCACGCTCGTTCAGTGCCGTGATGGTCATCGCCGCGGTGTCACTGTTCGGCTTCACCGGCGTGGCCGTCCTCGTGGTGATGTTCTACAACAACGTCCAGCACCTGACCGCCCTGGACACCAGCTGGCGCATGCTGCCCCTGTTCGGCGTCTACGTCGTCTCGGCTTTCCTCACCGGCAGAGTGATCCGGCGTACCGGCTTCAAGGCACCGCTGACGGTCGGTCTGCTGCTCGGCGCCCTCGCCGTTCTCGGCCTGACCACGGTCGGCGAGGACACCCCCTACCACCGGGTCTGGCCGCTGTTCGCCCTGTTCGGCGCCGCATCCGGCCTGGTCATCGCGCCCAGCACAGCCGCCGCGCTGGTCAGCGTCTCCCCTGAACGCGCGGGCATGGCCTCCGGCGCCGTCAACACCGCCCGGCAGGTCGGCGCGGTCATGGGCACAGCGCTGCTCGGCTCGCTGCTCGCCGGCCGCGTCACCTCGGACCTGCCCCGGCAACTCGCCGCGCACGGCGTGCCCGCCGCCGCCCGCGCACCCGTCGAGCAAGCAGTCGCCTCCGGAACGACCAGCACCGCCGCGCCGGCCGGCGCGGTGCGCGCGGCGATCGCGGACGCCTTCGCCTCCGGCGTACACGCAGGCCTGGCCGTCACCGCGGCCGTCTTCCTCGCCGCCGCCGTGGTGGCCCTGACCGCCGTACACAACCGCCCCCATCAGAACGGAACGCGCATGCCCGCCCCCACGACCACTCCCATCACCTCATGA
- a CDS encoding PaaI family thioesterase, whose translation MSTQPTPQHRAYTWQDPRPTAEAIGQMGGLEVLRGIGEGTLPTPPAMGTLAIEPLEVEPGRTVFELTPAGWHYNALGTVHGGVLAALADNALGASVFTRLPAGTGYTTQGLNIAFLRPVTVDTGRIRCEGTAVHVGRRTAYATATVTDLAGRLLAHATTTCLIFPADGRQPARSSHHAAHGTGPTA comes from the coding sequence ATGAGCACGCAGCCCACACCCCAGCACCGGGCCTACACCTGGCAGGATCCCCGCCCGACCGCCGAGGCCATCGGGCAGATGGGCGGCCTGGAGGTGTTGCGGGGAATCGGCGAGGGAACGCTCCCGACCCCGCCGGCCATGGGCACCCTCGCCATCGAGCCCCTCGAGGTCGAACCGGGTCGCACCGTCTTCGAGCTGACCCCCGCGGGATGGCACTACAACGCGCTCGGCACCGTCCACGGCGGCGTCCTCGCGGCCCTCGCCGACAACGCCCTGGGCGCCTCCGTCTTCACCCGCCTCCCCGCCGGAACCGGCTACACCACGCAGGGCCTCAACATCGCCTTCCTGCGGCCGGTCACCGTCGACACCGGCCGCATCCGCTGCGAGGGCACCGCTGTCCATGTCGGCCGCCGTACCGCCTATGCCACCGCCACCGTCACCGACCTCGCCGGTCGGCTGCTCGCCCACGCCACGACCACTTGCCTGATCTTCCCGGCCGACGGCCGACAGCCCGCTCGCAGCAGTCACCACGCTGCCCACGGCACCGGCCCGACCGCCTGA
- a CDS encoding SDR family oxidoreductase, whose amino-acid sequence MDLSASTVLVTGANRGLGRALTAELLSRGATVYAGARNPDQVDLPGATPIALDITDSASIAAAAKATGDVTVLINNAGISVGGNLLAGDPDGIRRDMDTNFYGTLSVVRAIAPQIAANGGGAILNVLSVLSWFTFPDLGAYCAAKSAQWSLTNALRVQLADQGIRVAGLHVGGMDTDMSRELDGPKTAPADVARLAADGLADGAYEIVVDDISRQVQGGLAGGVAALYPRLP is encoded by the coding sequence ATGGACCTCTCCGCCAGCACCGTCCTCGTCACCGGAGCCAACCGGGGCCTCGGCCGCGCACTCACCGCCGAACTGCTCAGCCGCGGCGCGACTGTCTACGCCGGTGCCCGCAACCCCGACCAGGTCGACCTGCCCGGTGCCACGCCGATCGCGCTCGACATCACCGACTCCGCCTCCATCGCGGCCGCCGCCAAGGCCACGGGTGACGTCACCGTCCTGATCAACAACGCCGGCATATCCGTCGGCGGCAACCTGCTCGCCGGCGACCCGGACGGCATCCGCCGAGACATGGACACCAACTTCTACGGCACCCTCTCGGTGGTCCGGGCCATCGCACCGCAGATCGCGGCCAACGGCGGTGGCGCGATCCTGAACGTCCTGTCCGTCCTGTCCTGGTTCACCTTCCCGGATCTCGGCGCCTACTGCGCCGCCAAGTCCGCCCAGTGGTCGCTCACCAACGCCCTGCGCGTCCAGCTCGCCGACCAGGGCATCCGGGTGGCCGGACTGCACGTCGGCGGCATGGACACCGACATGTCCCGGGAGCTCGACGGGCCCAAGACCGCCCCCGCCGATGTCGCCCGCCTCGCCGCCGACGGCCTCGCCGACGGCGCCTACGAGATCGTCGTCGACGACATCAGCCGCCAGGTGCAGGGCGGGTTGGCCGGAGGCGTCGCCGCGCTGTACCCGCGGCTGCCCTGA
- a CDS encoding (2Fe-2S)-binding protein — MSTELPEYRPPSEGQPSPPSRRTFIATTTAVGGAVMAGGLAAGASLSGAEEASASEAPPSGRVSLTVNGERRIAVIDNRTSLLDLVREQLGLPGTKKGCNAGACGACTVLVDGRRVNSCLTLAVRLDGAEVTTIEGLADGDQLHPLQQAFVDQDAFQCGFCTPGQIMSGVGCIEEGHTDSAEEIREWMSGNICRCGCYVKIVRAVEQTARGK, encoded by the coding sequence ATGTCCACCGAACTTCCCGAGTACCGCCCACCCTCCGAAGGGCAGCCGTCGCCCCCGTCCCGACGAACGTTCATCGCCACGACGACCGCCGTCGGTGGCGCCGTAATGGCGGGCGGCCTGGCTGCGGGTGCCTCTCTGTCCGGTGCCGAGGAGGCGTCCGCCTCCGAAGCTCCACCCAGCGGTCGTGTCTCGCTGACCGTGAACGGTGAGCGGCGCATCGCCGTGATCGACAACCGGACCTCGCTGCTGGACCTGGTGCGTGAACAGCTCGGCCTGCCCGGCACGAAGAAGGGCTGCAACGCCGGTGCCTGCGGGGCCTGCACGGTCCTGGTCGACGGACGGCGGGTCAACTCCTGCCTGACGCTGGCGGTGCGCCTGGACGGCGCCGAGGTCACCACCATCGAGGGCCTGGCCGACGGCGACCAACTGCACCCGCTACAACAGGCGTTCGTCGACCAGGACGCCTTCCAGTGCGGGTTCTGCACGCCGGGTCAGATCATGTCCGGCGTCGGCTGCATCGAGGAGGGCCACACGGACTCCGCCGAGGAGATCCGGGAGTGGATGAGCGGCAACATCTGCCGCTGCGGCTGCTACGTGAAGATCGTGCGGGCGGTCGAGCAGACCGCCCGCGGGAAGTGA
- a CDS encoding FAD binding domain-containing protein, which translates to MYPFSFTKAADTRSALAAGQRGGRYIAGGTTLVDLMRETVERPETLVDISALPLRKVTVTERGGLRIGALVRMAEAAAHPKVRTTYPVVSEALELSASAQLRNMATIGGNIMQRTRCTYFRDVTAACNKREPASGCAALEGFNRTHAILGTSDDCVATHPSDVAVAFAALEARVHLLGPDGERSVAFADFLLRPGSTPNREQALRKGELITAVEIPAFPRPLKSGYLKVRDRQSYEFALTSAAVALHIRGGVIREAKVAAGGVGTVPWKLPAVERHLIGERPTKALWTAAAERAAEGARPLEHNRFKPELLKRTVERQLRIVGGTA; encoded by the coding sequence ATGTATCCCTTCTCCTTCACGAAGGCCGCAGACACCCGGAGCGCACTCGCGGCCGGGCAGCGCGGCGGGCGCTACATAGCCGGCGGCACCACCCTGGTCGACCTGATGCGCGAGACCGTCGAACGCCCCGAGACGCTGGTGGACATCAGCGCGCTGCCTCTGCGCAAGGTCACGGTCACCGAGCGCGGGGGCCTGCGCATCGGCGCCCTGGTCCGGATGGCCGAGGCCGCCGCCCACCCCAAGGTCCGCACCACCTACCCGGTCGTCTCCGAGGCGCTGGAGCTGAGCGCGTCGGCCCAGTTGCGGAACATGGCCACCATCGGCGGCAACATCATGCAGCGCACCCGGTGCACGTACTTCCGCGACGTGACGGCCGCCTGCAACAAGCGCGAGCCCGCCAGCGGGTGCGCGGCGCTCGAAGGCTTCAACCGCACCCACGCGATCCTCGGCACCTCCGACGACTGCGTGGCCACGCACCCCTCCGACGTCGCCGTGGCCTTCGCCGCGCTGGAGGCGAGGGTGCACCTGCTGGGCCCGGACGGGGAGCGCAGTGTCGCCTTCGCGGACTTCCTGCTGCGACCCGGCAGTACTCCGAACCGTGAACAGGCACTCCGCAAGGGTGAGTTGATCACGGCGGTGGAGATCCCGGCCTTTCCACGTCCGCTGAAGTCGGGCTACCTGAAGGTCCGCGACCGCCAGTCCTACGAGTTCGCCCTCACCTCCGCGGCCGTCGCCCTGCACATCCGCGGCGGGGTGATCCGGGAGGCGAAGGTGGCCGCCGGTGGTGTGGGCACCGTGCCGTGGAAGCTGCCCGCCGTGGAGCGGCACCTGATCGGCGAGCGCCCCACGAAAGCCCTGTGGACGGCCGCTGCGGAGCGAGCGGCGGAGGGAGCCCGCCCGTTGGAGCACAACCGTTTCAAGCCCGAGCTCCTGAAACGCACCGTCGAGCGGCAGCTGCGCATCGTAGGAGGCACCGCATGA
- a CDS encoding xanthine dehydrogenase family protein molybdopterin-binding subunit, producing the protein MSPQPQAAVGAPLSRVDGRLKVTGQAKYAVDHDIDGAVHAVVVDSGIGRGRITGIDTRAALAHSGVLKVISHLNAPTLPYQRNPLPVAPPGERLHVFQDDKVLFHGQPVAVVVATTLEAAQHGASLVKVTYYAEQPSTDMADAPAGEPQKYARGDAAKALDSAAVRMEMTYHLARNNHNAMEPHATTARWDGDKLTVWDKTQWVFGTQIELAVVFGVAPESVRVISPFVGGGFGSGLRAWPHVTIAALAARETKRPVKLALTRKQLYFGTGFRPTYAYGVHLGSDRRGRLTAMAHDVRAETSSYETFMESVLIPGQMLYSMPNVSQEYRTVPLDVHTPLFMRGPGYTTASYAIESAMDELAHELGIDPIELRLRNEPEADESSGLPFSTRKLRECYTVGAREFGWNRRNPKPRSTRDGDWLIGIGMATGVYDTARNDAQASVRLNADGTALVQSAASDMGPGTYTSNTQLAADALGLTMGKVTFRLGDSLMPPAPPHGGSWTMASVGSAVQDGCDKLRKQAIKLAVEDEKSPLHGVDPDTIVVRAGRLHVKHNPTRGETYRQLLTRNKRTHLEAMGSFTRPTGPERHSLFAYGAVFAEVAVDDCLGLVRVRRMLGVYDAGRVISPKLADSQALGGMVGGIGQALLEHTVTDHRDGRIVNADLANYLVPVNADVPDLKAIYLDGDDREADPIGVKGLGEIVQVGVAPAIANAVFHATGRRVRELPITAEALL; encoded by the coding sequence ATGAGTCCGCAGCCGCAGGCAGCTGTCGGCGCCCCGCTCTCCCGGGTGGACGGCCGGCTGAAGGTCACCGGCCAGGCGAAGTACGCCGTCGACCACGACATCGACGGAGCCGTGCACGCGGTCGTCGTCGACAGCGGCATCGGCCGGGGCCGCATCACCGGCATCGACACCCGCGCCGCCCTCGCCCACTCCGGCGTCCTGAAGGTGATCAGCCACCTCAACGCGCCCACACTGCCCTACCAGCGCAACCCGCTCCCCGTCGCTCCGCCCGGCGAGCGGCTGCACGTCTTCCAGGACGACAAGGTCCTCTTCCACGGTCAGCCGGTCGCCGTCGTCGTGGCCACCACACTGGAGGCCGCCCAGCACGGCGCCAGTCTGGTGAAGGTGACCTACTACGCCGAGCAGCCGTCGACCGACATGGCCGACGCACCGGCAGGCGAGCCCCAGAAGTACGCGCGGGGCGACGCGGCAAAGGCGCTGGACTCGGCCGCCGTACGCATGGAGATGACCTACCACCTCGCCCGCAACAACCACAACGCGATGGAGCCGCACGCCACCACCGCCCGCTGGGACGGCGACAAGCTCACCGTGTGGGACAAGACCCAGTGGGTGTTCGGCACCCAGATAGAACTCGCCGTGGTGTTCGGGGTCGCGCCGGAGTCGGTGCGCGTCATCTCGCCGTTCGTCGGCGGCGGCTTCGGCAGCGGGCTCCGGGCCTGGCCGCACGTCACCATCGCGGCGCTCGCCGCCCGCGAGACGAAGCGTCCCGTCAAACTCGCCCTGACCCGCAAACAGCTGTACTTCGGAACGGGCTTCCGGCCCACGTACGCATACGGGGTGCACCTGGGCAGCGACCGGCGCGGCCGCCTGACCGCGATGGCTCACGACGTGCGCGCCGAGACGTCGAGCTACGAGACGTTCATGGAGTCCGTGCTGATCCCGGGGCAGATGCTGTACAGCATGCCCAACGTGAGCCAGGAGTACCGGACGGTACCGCTGGACGTGCACACCCCGTTGTTCATGCGCGGCCCGGGATACACCACCGCCTCGTACGCCATCGAGTCGGCGATGGACGAACTCGCCCACGAGCTGGGCATCGACCCGATCGAGCTGCGCCTGCGCAACGAACCCGAGGCGGACGAGTCCAGCGGCCTGCCGTTCTCCACCCGCAAGCTGCGCGAGTGCTACACCGTCGGCGCCCGCGAGTTCGGATGGAACCGCCGCAACCCGAAACCGCGCTCCACCCGGGACGGCGACTGGCTGATCGGCATCGGCATGGCCACCGGCGTCTACGACACCGCCCGCAACGACGCCCAGGCGTCGGTCAGGCTGAACGCCGACGGTACCGCGCTGGTCCAGTCCGCGGCCAGCGACATGGGCCCGGGCACCTACACCTCCAACACACAACTCGCCGCGGACGCCCTCGGCCTGACGATGGGCAAGGTGACGTTCCGTCTCGGCGACTCCCTCATGCCGCCCGCCCCGCCGCACGGCGGCTCCTGGACCATGGCCAGCGTCGGATCGGCCGTCCAGGACGGCTGCGACAAGCTGCGGAAGCAAGCCATCAAGCTCGCCGTCGAGGACGAAAAGTCGCCGCTGCACGGCGTCGACCCCGACACCATCGTGGTCCGCGCCGGCCGACTGCACGTGAAGCACAACCCCACACGCGGCGAGACCTACCGGCAACTCCTGACCCGCAACAAACGTACCCACCTCGAAGCGATGGGCTCCTTCACCCGGCCCACAGGACCGGAACGGCACTCCCTGTTCGCCTACGGCGCGGTCTTCGCCGAGGTCGCCGTCGACGACTGCCTGGGTCTGGTCCGGGTCCGGCGCATGCTCGGCGTCTACGACGCGGGCCGCGTCATCAGCCCCAAACTCGCCGACAGCCAGGCCCTCGGCGGCATGGTCGGCGGCATCGGCCAGGCCCTGCTTGAACACACGGTCACCGACCACCGCGACGGCCGCATCGTCAACGCCGACCTCGCCAACTACCTCGTCCCCGTCAACGCCGACGTCCCCGACCTGAAGGCCATCTACCTCGACGGCGACGACCGCGAGGCCGACCCCATCGGCGTCAAGGGCCTGGGCGAGATCGTCCAGGTCGGCGTGGCACCCGCCATCGCCAACGCCGTCTTCCACGCCACCGGCCGCCGCGTCCGCGAACTGCCCATCACCGCGGAAGCCCTGCTCTGA
- a CDS encoding XdhC family protein, giving the protein MLNIADTLHAWCREARPFALATVVQVSGSAPLPPGTSLAVDIDGEVVGSVSGGCVEGAVYDQCQQMLQDGGGPSRARFGYSDDDAFAVGLTCGGEIDVLVQRIEPAAQPHLTTALDEAVRGRPSAVAQIVDGPDELLGRTLTLLGDGSAYGGTLGSENEDRAVVAQARALLRAGRSARIDVGGDPDTCPVKLSVLVHTHAAPPRMLIFGAVDYAAALSQAGNFLGYRVTVCDARPVFATAARFPHADEVVVDWPHRYLAATEVDARTALCVLTHDAKFDIPLLSLALSLPVGYIGAMGSRRTHEDRDQRLREAGVTTAQLARLNSPIGLDLGAHTPEETAISITAEIIAHSHRAPGLPLSHGTGPIHRSGPASPAPSKPARARSASTATPRPTAAGGRAGTAVRPV; this is encoded by the coding sequence ATGCTGAACATCGCCGACACGCTGCACGCCTGGTGCCGCGAGGCCCGCCCCTTCGCCCTCGCCACCGTCGTCCAAGTCAGCGGCAGCGCACCCCTGCCGCCGGGCACGTCACTCGCCGTGGACATCGACGGCGAGGTGGTCGGCAGCGTCTCGGGCGGCTGCGTGGAAGGAGCCGTCTACGACCAGTGCCAACAGATGCTCCAGGACGGTGGCGGCCCGTCACGCGCCCGGTTCGGCTACTCCGACGACGACGCCTTCGCCGTCGGCCTGACCTGCGGCGGCGAGATCGACGTCCTGGTCCAACGCATCGAACCGGCAGCCCAGCCCCACCTGACCACCGCCCTGGACGAAGCAGTACGGGGCAGACCCTCCGCCGTGGCCCAGATCGTCGACGGCCCCGACGAACTCCTCGGCCGCACCCTCACCCTCCTCGGCGACGGCAGCGCGTACGGCGGCACCCTGGGCAGCGAGAACGAGGACCGGGCGGTCGTGGCACAGGCCCGCGCCCTGCTGAGAGCGGGACGCAGCGCCAGGATCGACGTCGGCGGAGACCCCGACACCTGCCCCGTCAAACTCTCGGTCCTCGTCCACACCCACGCCGCACCGCCCCGCATGCTGATCTTCGGCGCCGTCGACTACGCCGCCGCCCTGAGCCAGGCCGGGAACTTCCTCGGCTACCGCGTCACCGTCTGCGACGCCCGCCCGGTCTTCGCCACCGCCGCCCGCTTCCCGCACGCCGACGAAGTCGTCGTCGACTGGCCCCACCGCTACCTCGCAGCCACCGAGGTAGACGCCCGCACGGCACTCTGCGTCCTCACCCACGACGCCAAATTCGACATCCCCCTCCTGAGCCTGGCGCTGAGTCTCCCCGTCGGATACATCGGCGCGATGGGCTCCCGCCGCACCCACGAGGACCGCGACCAGCGGCTACGCGAGGCCGGCGTCACGACAGCACAACTCGCCCGCCTCAACTCCCCGATCGGCCTCGACCTCGGCGCCCACACCCCCGAGGAGACGGCCATATCCATCACCGCGGAGATCATCGCCCACAGCCACCGGGCCCCCGGCCTGCCCCTGTCCCACGGCACCGGACCCATCCACCGCTCCGGCCCTGCGAGCCCAGCGCCTTCAAAGCCGGCTAGGGCCCGATCCGCATCCACAGCTACACCGCGCCCGACGGCAGCAGGCGGTCGCGCCGGTACTGCGGTTCGGCCTGTATGA